TGAACTTCTTCTGAAAATGTTTCTTCCCAAATACAAATGGCACTCGGCTGGATTCCGTAGTCAATATCCTCTAGCTTTTTGTCACCAATTCGTGTTGATTCTGAACACATGCCAAACCAGTCAGCTTCTTCTGCGTTAAAAAGGCTAAAGAACTCCTGACATAAGCGTTCGAAGTCCTCCCCTGTACCATAAAGCTCATTAAACATACTCTGCATATCATAGATGCAAAGTGTTAATTCTCCATAGTAAGCCCGATCAGGAAACTCTCTCTCAAACTCATCATTTCGACAAATTCCAGGACCCCACCCACCTCTAAAGGGTTTAGAAATATGTGTAATAACAGGATAGTGTTGAGAAAAATACTTCATAACAAAATTTGCAATCCTTAATCCTGCTTTGTTGGAATCATTGTATCAATGTACAATGATTTAGTTGAACTATCATAGGCATAGTTGACCAATACTTTATCCATATAATGTCGGTTTTCCGGTGTAACGGCTGGTGCAGGTTTAGTTTGACCAGCTAAAAAGCTGGCATTGTAGAAATGCAAGATGGATCCAGTATTATTTCATCACACTGTAATCCAATAGGGATAAATCACCTGATGTGGGTTCCGTATAACCCGGTAGGGTCTCACCGGGAAATAGTACATCCCACATACAGCGTTTCACCATGAGTTTTAGCATGTCGATGTGGTACTCTTCTTCCGAGTCAATACTATTGTGTTCAGTTTCATCGGGAAATGCTTCTTCCCAAACACATGCAGCGCAAGATTGGATACCATTGTAGTCCGGATCTTCCTGCTCTTTATCTCCAATCAACCCAGAGTCAGAATTCATCCCAAGCCAATGTACTTCATCCGCGTTGAACAGCATAATAAGCTCCTGCCTAAGACGTCCTCTATCTTCATCACTGCGATAATGTTGGTAGCATAATTCCTGCATTTCATAGATACACAAAGACAGCTCACCTAAGAAAGCCTTAGATGGGAATTGGCTTTTAAATTCACCTTCATAGCATATCCCGGGACCCCACTCACCTCTAAACGGTTTGGAGATATGTTTTGTAATAGGATAAATTTCTGAAAAATATACATGCATATTAAAACCTAAACTATTTAGTCTGTCTTTGTTGGGAACATGGTATCAATGTACAATGATTTAGTTGAACTATCATAGGCATAGTTGACCTGTACTTTATCCATATAATGTCGGTTTGCCGGTGTAGCGGCTGGTGCAAGTTTAGTTTGGCCAGTTACCGGTGTATGTCCTTCCCCAATAAGTTTCATCGATACCTTGCACGGAAAGGCGCAACGCACCTGTGCCGAATCCCTGAGGTCCAGCAGCTTATTCACTAATGCTTTGGGCTCACCCATTTACCATGTTGCCTTTCAACACAATCCAGTAGCAATGTTATTTTTCTTTTACTCCAATAAATTTATCGCTTCAATGCGTCAAGGCGCAAATCAATATTGGTCAGGTATTCAAGGCCGTAATGAGGATGATCAAACTGAGCAATTAATGCCTGAGGCAGATCTTTTTCGACCTCGTCATAGCAGCTTGCTATACCACAACTGATTGCCGCTACACTGTCGGTGTCGCCGCCAAAGTTTACTGATAGTTCGAGTATGTGACTCAAACTACGCGACTGGCTTAGCACCATCAACACCGCGCTCAGTGTATCTTCTGAAATAGCTCGCACTGGCCCTTCCCACTGAGCATCAAACACACAACCGAGATCAGTAAGATAATCTGGTAACGTATCTAGCGTTGCCTTTTTATATAAGCCCGCATGGGTCGCCAGCGCAATACACTTGGCCGCGTTAACCGCAATATCGTGGTCGTGTGTTACTCGGGCTTGCAGCTCAGCTCTGCTCATAATTTTTTGCTCATCAGCCAGATAACCCAAAGGCAGAGCGCGCATCATAGCACCATTACCAAAGCTATCGGTCTTAACCAGCCTGGCAAACGCTTTAGCATTAGGCGCCTCGGTAAAAGCTTGTTGCAATCGCTTGGCATAGCCATGAACCGGATCCCTGTGGTAGGTATCGTAAAAGGCAGCAGCAATCGTTTCGCTGTCCCAGGGTTTATCACTTAGCATCAGCTCAGCCAATGCCAAAGACATCTGCGTGTCGTCAGTGTAACAGGCTGACTCACCAGATAGTGCATGTGCCCGGTAGCCACTAAGATCATTGTGTGTACGAATAATATCTTGAGCAACAAACTCAAACCCGGCACCGTATGCATCAGCAATTGCCATTTCAACCAACATCTGGCCTCCTTTCAAATTCAAAACAGCTCTGTTTTAGACCCATTCTACTATACCTAACAAAACCTATTGCCTCTGTGCTCGAATAAAATAACAGTCTCAAATCAAAATATGCTGCGTCTGAATACTATTTACAGACCATACGGCGGAATTGACACTAAAATTCCGATGAGAGAACCTACCGGCTTATTGCTTGGTATGAACTTCGTTTTGAATCCACTCAGCAGGCTACGAAAAATCTCGCCTGCAGAGTCGTATCAAGATGGGGGATTGGATCTGAAGCAATTAGCTGCCAATGGCTGGCAGCTATACGAGTGGGTAGGGCTACTTAACTAACGACGTCTGCGTATGATACAGGCACCAGCGAGCAATAAGCTCAAGAAATGAAGACTACCACCGGATCCCCCTTCATCAGACTTGCCTGTATCTGGTGTTTTATTGTCGCTCCCTTTGTCAGTACCAGAGTCGTCTCCACCATTACCTGGGTTGTCTCCGCCGTCACCTGGGTTGTCTCCGCCGTCACCTGGGTTGTCTCCGCCGTCACCTGGGTTGTCTCCACCATCACCTGGGTTGTCACCACCGTCGTCCGGCTTGTCGCCGTCGTCATCAGCTTCGATGACCTCTATCTGAGCGCTGGCGCTCGAAACCACGGTTTCCTGCCACATTGCCTCGACCAACAATTCCACAACACCTGATTCTGCAAATTGAGTTGTAAATTTGCCGTTGTCTGCTTCTACATTGACAGGTTCACCAGCAACGTACCATTGGTAGTGCAAATCAAGCGGCTCACTGGATGTCAGGTTTGCCAGAAACTCGACGTTCTGACCCTGAACCACTTCACCTGGCTGTAAGATAACCAGTCCGACAATTTTTGGAGAAATAAGGTCAACTTGCTTTTGCGAAGACTCCAGCAGTTTTCCGTCCTGATAGACTTCTCGGGTCACAGTATAAATACCAGGTTGTGTGTATTCATGCTCGGGCTCAGCCTCATGAGAAACGGAACCGTCACCAAATCGCCAAAAGTACTGCGCGTCATTGGCTGACACTGTGCAAGTTAGTATGAGTAAAAGGCTGGTCATTATTTTGTACATAGTCACTCCCTGATAGTGATATTGAACCATACGCGACACCAAAGCTTCACCGATGAAATCAACGTATGACGACGCCAATTGTAACACAATAGTTAAAAAATAAAATATAATACGCTAATTCATCGACATAATAGTACTACTTAAAATGCGTAAATGTACTCACTTGTCTTAGATAATAATTCAACACCAGACAGTAATTTTGCTTTGGATCGTATGCCTGCAATCAGGCATACACTAAAACCCTACTGCTGAAATACCACACCATAAGTGCTCAAAGCAGCCTCACACAATCGCCAGTTTAATATTCCACGTGCAGGTGCACTTGCGTCGATAAAAGTCGGTGCCCATCTTAGGTTACGAAACAGAACGCTGTGTGCTTGCGAAACAACCCCTGAGCGAACTGCCTCTTGTCGAGCTAACTCACATTGTTTCCAATCCTGACCATCACTCGATGGCAATTGCAAATCCGTTATGTCGTAGCTGGCGGGACAGGACTTGCCTCGCTGAACGCACGCGTTTTTCATTTCCTGCACCTTATTTTCACAGGCATATCCGAAGGGATTATCACGGCAAAACTGAGCGGCCGTGAAAGAAAACCAGGCATTATCGTAGGCAAGCGTTTTGATACGCTTTACAGCCAGGCGCTGCGCCTCGGGTAGATAGGCGTAATAGCTGTTAAGCAGGTTTGCAGCCCTTTGCTCGTCCAAAATGGCTTGTTTAAAGTCATCCTCAAGCTCAGTGATCAGCCATTTAGTCGCATTTCTGACGACCTGATAGTCGGGTACCAATGCACGCAGTGCCAGAGACGACTTGTCGTAACGTGTTGTATAGTAACGCACCACATTGTAATCGCTCAGCGAAGACAGCTGGCTATTAAAGCCCGTTTTTGCGTACTTAACCGCCTCGTAAAACATATCAAAACAAGGTTTTGGGTTATCCAAAGAGCAAGTAATGATATTGTTAGGTATGACTGTCAACAGCTGTTTTGGGTCGCCTCCTTGCTGTACCGCCCTTACCGTTATTTTGACCGATGACTTTGTGTCAGTCCGCAAGTACTTGAGCTGCCCACCTACATTGAATACACCGCCATACAAATCAACATCCAGATAACCACCTATGTCTGACTTGTCTTTATTACTGCCATAATCAATCTTTAGATTAACCAGTACGTTTGCGCCATACTCGATCCCCGTCACAAATTCATCGCCCACCAAAGCTTGCAACTGAGTCTGATAGTTATTGGCAATATTGTCGCCGACTTGTGACAAGGTATAACCCTTGTTTTGATCCACAGGTAAAAGCACGCGCTTTTTCGGAGTGCTGGACGCACTGAAAGTATAAGAGCTTGAATAAGTGCTGGATGCCATTTCCTTTGCAAGTGAAGCACCAGCAGATACACGAACCACGGGAAAGTTGACATCAGTATCCACGCTGCCGTTGAGAATACTCAACATGTCGTCGTAGCCCATGTCGATACCTGTTTTGAATTGCAGCTCAGTATTACCAAAACTTTCGTCAATAACACCACTTACTGGCTGCACATTTAGAAAACGTTTCTTTTGGCTATCATAAGCCGTTCCGACTTCGATATGGTCATTAACTAGCCCCGATACAACCGAGCCAGTCAAATCGCCATTGCCCACCTGTAAATCTGCACTTTGCACATAACCACTTACCAGAGCGAGCTGCACCATCAATAATGTAGAGTAAATTGGATTCATATCATCTTCCTTAACGAACAGTGACCAAGTAATCTTCTACTTCACCATAGTGAACACGATAACACGCATTATTTGACCCACCCCCGGCGTCAGTCGCAATGCGCATCAACGTCAAACCTTCGGGTACTGTTGCCGGTACGTCTAATAAGAATTGAAAAACCCCCGTTGATGCAGAACGGTACACCAATTCCGAAGATTCAAACTGACCATTGTGATTCCAGTCAAGCCATACACGCGCTGCAAGATATGATGGGAATTCCGGATCTTTGTGGCCAGGCTTAATCGTGACTTTCGATGCCTGATTTGCCTGCAACACAAACACTTTGCCCGAAATCAAGCTATGAGCATGCTTTTCTGATTGATGCGTTGAGTCATCCACTGTGACTTCTGAGATCCACTCCCATTCATGCTCATAGCTGCGATTCTCACAATAGGACCTTGGCAGCACAGTGGTTTTAAGCGCTACTGGCTCATACTCTGCTGGCATAATTGAACATGCTTCATCCGCACTGGTGCCCGCATACCACTGATAGGGGTTAGTGAAATCAGTATTTGCAAAAGTAACATACTGAGCCTTACCTGCAGCCAACGC
The DNA window shown above is from Pseudoalteromonas viridis and carries:
- a CDS encoding ADP-ribosylglycohydrolase family protein; protein product: MLVEMAIADAYGAGFEFVAQDIIRTHNDLSGYRAHALSGESACYTDDTQMSLALAELMLSDKPWDSETIAAAFYDTYHRDPVHGYAKRLQQAFTEAPNAKAFARLVKTDSFGNGAMMRALPLGYLADEQKIMSRAELQARVTHDHDIAVNAAKCIALATHAGLYKKATLDTLPDYLTDLGCVFDAQWEGPVRAISEDTLSAVLMVLSQSRSLSHILELSVNFGGDTDSVAAISCGIASCYDEVEKDLPQALIAQFDHPHYGLEYLTNIDLRLDALKR
- a CDS encoding PKD domain-containing protein; this encodes MYKIMTSLLLILTCTVSANDAQYFWRFGDGSVSHEAEPEHEYTQPGIYTVTREVYQDGKLLESSQKQVDLISPKIVGLVILQPGEVVQGQNVEFLANLTSSEPLDLHYQWYVAGEPVNVEADNGKFTTQFAESGVVELLVEAMWQETVVSSASAQIEVIEADDDGDKPDDGGDNPGDGGDNPGDGGDNPGDGGDNPGDGGDNPGNGGDDSGTDKGSDNKTPDTGKSDEGGSGGSLHFLSLLLAGACIIRRRR
- a CDS encoding internalin, which encodes MNPIYSTLLMVQLALVSGYVQSADLQVGNGDLTGSVVSGLVNDHIEVGTAYDSQKKRFLNVQPVSGVIDESFGNTELQFKTGIDMGYDDMLSILNGSVDTDVNFPVVRVSAGASLAKEMASSTYSSSYTFSASSTPKKRVLLPVDQNKGYTLSQVGDNIANNYQTQLQALVGDEFVTGIEYGANVLVNLKIDYGSNKDKSDIGGYLDVDLYGGVFNVGGQLKYLRTDTKSSVKITVRAVQQGGDPKQLLTVIPNNIITCSLDNPKPCFDMFYEAVKYAKTGFNSQLSSLSDYNVVRYYTTRYDKSSLALRALVPDYQVVRNATKWLITELEDDFKQAILDEQRAANLLNSYYAYLPEAQRLAVKRIKTLAYDNAWFSFTAAQFCRDNPFGYACENKVQEMKNACVQRGKSCPASYDITDLQLPSSDGQDWKQCELARQEAVRSGVVSQAHSVLFRNLRWAPTFIDASAPARGILNWRLCEAALSTYGVVFQQ
- a CDS encoding GEVED domain-containing protein, yielding MNILRFLLVLLVLVMAFGTQAVAWVTEQNNDKHQQARYSELGDLLTVEQAQGRFAWLSKCYDDVLVELWERMHASTDIVDKEEKLRQLKVLWLSDTALAAGKAQYVTFANTDFTNPYQWYAGTSADEACSIMPAEYEPVALKTTVLPRSYCENRSYEHEWEWISEVTVDDSTHQSEKHAHSLISGKVFVLQANQASKVTIKPGHKDPEFPSYLAARVWLDWNHNGQFESSELVYRSASTGVFQFLLDVPATVPEGLTLMRIATDAGGGSNNACYRVHYGEVEDYLVTVR